The Lathyrus oleraceus cultivar Zhongwan6 chromosome 5, CAAS_Psat_ZW6_1.0, whole genome shotgun sequence genome includes the window cctatattttttggattaaaaatggatttattatgaattaaataaaataaggtaattaaatgaaaaatcagaaaatgcaaaaaactaagggccattagatctccctcattaactaaggtggaagatctgatggccacgcgtgtGCAGTCCACCAAAGACCAAGTCAAACACGCTGCAGGAGTGGTAATCAAAAGAGACGATCAAGATTAGAACGTGGGAACCAAATCAGATAGCTTGGACCTTGCgaacgcaccaccggagccctagctccggtcatcttctccggtggatctcaccggattggtccaccctcaaccaaatgaaaaatgaaaagtgagtacatgtttttgaaggaaaaatgctaaggagcacaaatctgacctccatttcttctaattccaagtatatataaagatacatggatttgaaatttgaggttcatgatctgagttgcttcgatttgacctcaaagaaactcaatcttgttgcctatattggtaggactttagccaaccaaaaatcaaagagaatggtgaagaattgagatggaatcgaaggctcaaagtttctgaaaaaccaccttcgggtagcttcaaaTTGGCTTGATATCGATCTGAATTttcttgattcttcctcctctttcttgcagtgatcaattgagataAGAAAGGCTATAAAGCCTTGGAGTTTGAACTTtaaaacagaaggtgaaattcaaacgcgatttcaaagaaatcttcaaggaattctatggtgtgaggttctgagatctcttggcaaagcttgggcaaggtgtgtgtgtcattcttgaggcaatgcacttgtttATATAGCCAATGGAATTCAATTTTGCATCCTTTTAATTTTTGACAAAATTAGAAACCATAGTGCATGGATGCATGagcaatgatttgggcctaaaGAATGATGCAATCCAACTTCAATTCGTGCATAATGAGTACTGAGGTCATCAAATGGAAGCATGCAAAGGGAAATGATCACTTGAATCAAAATATTGCCAAAATAAATCCAACAAAGTAGCTATACGCAAGTCCCTaaaatcttgtccaaatgaagtgatcttggactttttggaaaggtgacatcaaggggaacaactttcatcttgaacacttttccattttaagcttgaATCATGATAAATTTTGGGGTGGAAGTTTGAAAtatcaaacataattgaaatttttctaagtaccaagtcaaatatgcacttcttccaccttgaataacttttgctatgagcttcaaatggaaaatgttcattcatcaaagttgtatatctttcaaacctattcaatttggtcacaaatttgacctcatttgtatttggcatgaaggagttatgcattttagaagttgaggaaaatttcttgttcagtggtaatggtccaaaatgacctataatgtttcctcttggcagatgcctttgcaagttgaatttgacatttctcaaagaataaaagttagagaggacatcttgaaattgatcatgaaacttggatgaccttcatctcataaaaaatgagcaagttatggtccttggaagttgaccttctaactagggcacaaacaaaatgacctataatcgttcaccatatatgatgcttagaaccattgtgaatctttccttgattgatctccttgtactgagggtctcaaatcctagttgtgagcttgatgaggcataggtggaagcacacactacctacaaaagaaacaaggctatacatagacatatttttggcattttggttagcaaacaaagaaaaacaaagtatgatacaaccaaatgtgtttggtgatctttctcaatgcaaacccaatgaattaTGGGTAAGGATGATGCTaaagtgtgatcccaaagccaatgcatataATGAGATAACATGAaggatcttagagtcaaaattagggtcttgCACACGTCGTGTCCTCCGGGAGTCCAAACTCAACAAGAGGTTTCACCCTGTTGTAGTACACTTCTACCTTAAAAAAATAGTGAGGCAATGTAATATGTTTTTACCAACACATGACCCCTATTTATACAACTTCGTATTTATTTTGGACCACACAAAACGGTCGGCGCAATCACAGCTGAACAAAATTATCGACAAAATCTCAACCCTTGAATTTACATTATCGAATTTTTAACAGACCTACTAAAAATTCAGTTATGAAAGATGATTTTGAAAAAACCAATACTTTTTAAACTATGGAATTTTTAACTTTTAACAAAAAATCCACTAAAGATAAATACTTTTTAAAAATCGAGTTTGTTTCACCACATATTGGTTTTTTGAAATATCTGTTATACCAAATTTTTTATATAAACTATTCGATTTTTTGATTTATATCGAATTTTTATTTGTCCTATCAGATTTTTCATCCGAACTTTTTAATAAAATCTTAGCATGAATAAAAGGGATATTATGTAAATATGTGGAGATCATTCGGTGGGGATGGTAGGATAAATTCCCTTGTATGAACATCTTTTTTTTATATTCAACACTTTATCCATTTTTAATTGATGCAAGACTTGACTCCTCGGACTTCAATTCATCACCAAATTTATATGCTTAGTGATAAGTGAAAATTGGGTGTAGAAGTCCAACTTGTTAAACAAAATTTCAGTTCCATCCCATAGAATTGTTTATATTAAATAAGATTAGTTACTTGCTGTGAAAGATAAAAATTAACATAGACTTGGTTGGTGGAACGCGTAAAGTAGTGTAAAAGTAAACCAGAAAACAGTTTTAGTAAGTTGTcataaaaaaagaaagaaaaagcTGTAGAGGTAGTTGTCTTTTTCAATCTGTGGAGGCCATAAATAATTATTGTCCACCATCTTCATCCTTCATTCATTCACCACTCAACACTCTCTCAACTCTCAAGTCAAGTCAACTCAACtatttctcttccttcttcttcAACCCATCATTCACTCATGGCTGCCAGAGATATCCTTCATAAGATGaaggtatatatatatatcaacagATCCTTCATTTCACTCCCTTTATTATTGTTAAATTCATTGTTCCAATATTATATGCTGAGATATTCATTTGTTGTTACCAATATTCATCAATTTGATTCAATGGACTTTTTTTAATTGCTTATTGAATAACCCTATTAGTTTTCTTGTGTTTGTTCTTCCCTAATTCACTTTGACTTGTGTTTGACTAAAGGTGGAACCTTTCAACTAGCCCCGATCTGTAGGGAAATTTATCAAAAGAATTGTTATGTATCTTTGTTTTTGTGTAAGAAAAATATGCTAATACTAGATTATGTTAAACTGTTTATAACACCTGCCAGTGTGAATTGTTCAAAGTGAAGTCTTTGTTTAGAGCTAACGAGGTTTCACTATCTATTTATTGTCTCTTGTTAGCTTGTATCATCACTAGTTTGTATTTTAGGCTTCTGTTGTGTAGCAAAATTACAATGATGTTATCAAAATTTTACTAAAATTGTCTCTGTTGTTAGTTGTTACAACCCTAGTAGTTTCGATGTGCGAACATTTTCTGCGAGTGTCTGAGTTTGATACTAGGTCTCCGCACTTCCCTCTTACACACCGTGTGTGTTTATTTCTGACTACTTTATAAGCTAATGGTTATTATTGTTACCCCATATGCTGATAAGAGTTTCCAAATCTTTTTGTCTACTTTCCCTCGCTTCGTATTCTAGTCAAATTTGTGACTGTCATTTGACATTAGTGCGCGTTGGTTGCAGGAAAAAGTTGGGTTTGGTTTATCAGACCCTGATTCAGGGAAAGGAAAGAGCAAGATGTCGAAACACATAACTCACGGCTTTCACTTGGTAAAGGGAAAATCATATCATGAAATGGAGGATTATCTTGTGGCTAGATTTAAGCAAATTGATAGCCATGAATTAGGCTTATTTGCAATATTTGATGGTCATGCTGGTCACAATGTACCTAACTACTTGCAGTCTCATTTGTTTGATAATATCTTAAAAGAGGTAACTTCCCTTTTCCGGTTACTTCTTAACTGTTGTACTGCTTTCCATGATTCATAAACTGTAGTCGAGTTTTCAGACAGATCTGCTTGCAGATTCTCGAAAAACCAACTTGAACAATTCATAAACGTTAATTCAAGTCGCATGAATGAATATGGTTTCCATCTGTAGTACAAGTCCAACCGTCCTTTTTTTCCCATGTAGCCTGACTTCTGGAGAGAACCTGAAGATGCTGTCAAGAGAGCGTATAGTATAACCGATTCTAGTATTTTAGAGAAGTCAGGTGAATTGGGTAGAGGGGGTTCAACCGCGGTTACTGCAATATTGATTAACGGCCAGAAGTTAATAGTTGCCAATATCGGAGACTCTCGGGCTGTCTTATCAACGAAAGGCGTGGCCAAACAACTCTCGGTCGATCATGAACCAACCACAGAGCACGAGGATATCAAAAATAGAGGTGGTTTTGTTTCAAGATTTCCAGGTATCATATGTTTTACATTGTTTATCTTATTAGAACGACTGATACACAAATTAGTATTCAAAAATGTCTGCATCGGTTAAAATCGTCTATCATTTTTGTGAAGTGACAAATACATCCCCGAAATTGTAAAATATCATTCAAAATGGCCCCTCTGTTAACTTCTGATGCAGAGATCACAACGCAACATGTTAATTAAACATGATACATTGCATGTTGATCTCACATTAATGTCAGGCCACCATGAACTAGTTTGCCTATGAAATTTAGGTCATGTATGAGACATTTTTCAATAATTGCAATTGTGTAGGGATTGATTAATGACATGTGACATTGTTCTGAGATCAATGTAAAGGGGGCATATTCAGTTAATGTGTCACATCATCAGTCAATGTGAGATCAATGCATACCATTTCGAGGGCCGGTTTGTCTATATACTATACTACAATTTTGCATTCGATCATGTGGCTATGGCATTTGTCGCTAAGTGAACTTACGATTTTCGATGCATTTCTTATCTTAACGAGTTACTTAGAAAAAGTTCACTTAGAGCAGTATAGAATTGCTCTTCAGCACTAAGGATACATATTCTGTCATCAATTCAGGCGATGTTCCGCGAGTTGATGGACGGTTGGCAGTGTCTAGGGCATTTGGTGACAAAAGCTTGAAGAAACATTTGAGTTCAGAGCCATACGTGACAGTGGAGAAGATAAATGATGATGCAGAGTTTATCATATTAGCCAGTGATGGATTATGGAAGGTCAGTCTTTGATCAAATTAAGCATGATGCTTATTTAACCAGTAGATAAATCTGTTTATTCGTATATAATTCCAGGTAATGTCGAATCAAGAAGCGGTTAATTGTATCAAAGATATAAAGGATGCTCGATCTTCAGCAAAGCGCCTCACTGAAGAAGCGGTTAACAGGAAAAGCAACGACGATATCTCGTGCATTGTTGTGAAACTTCAGTGATCATAATTCACAAGACTCTTCAAGTAAAGTTTGATTAATAAACATGCAAGTGTAATATAAATACTGTAATAATTATTAAGCATTGTGTTATTTTGCTGAGTCCTACATACAATGAAAAAGGTGTAAAACTACATTTTAATTTGTGTGATATTAGGAAGTTTGGTCAGTATCATTGATCTATGTGAAGAACTATACATGAGTTTCTTGTtataaagaaaaaaaattcaGAACAAGCTGGGAATTACCATTGACAACAAACATCCTTTGAAAATTGGAAGGAAGGTGATAGTTTTGTAGCAACATAAGCATATAGACTACAAACATGCTTGCACAAAAGGGTAATGTGTGTCACCATTTTATCTATTTTTGTGCAATAGATCCAAATTGCTGTATCAAATAATTCTAAGGGGAAGTAAATTTTTTCTTATTTCTTGAATTTccatatttaattaatttaatttgttATTTAGTGAAAGAAGTTTTTTTCCTTGAacattttaattaataataaattttCTTCTATGAGTGTCAAGTCTAAAGATATTTAtgaatatttatttttaaattcaatgGATAAAATTTCTGAGTTTTGAAAAGTAAAATTTGTAAAGATAAAGACTTCGTTCAGGGTAGTTTTCTgtttcaaattttcaaaaattacTATCAATTTTAGTTTTGAGTTGTAATACTTTTGTACACTAAAAtattaatgataaaaataaaaaataaatattaataataaacatatttaatccaaacaaataatgcttttataaaataattaaaatattataaatacgtataatgtattttttttagtagtaatttaaaaaaataattgTTAAAAATTGTGATCGTCGGCGGATGCATGTCATAATGGTGGTAGTCGATGGTGGTAAGATTGGTGTTGGTGGTTACGATAGTTGGAGTGATAGTCGGTGGTGGTAACAGATGGTAAGATTCATGATCGAAGGTGGGTGGAATGATGATCAATGGAGATTATATTAGTGGTTGATAGTGGTGAATGTGGTGGTTGATAGTGATCAACATGGTGGTTGATGTAGTTAATGCTTGTGGTTGTTGGTGGTCGTCAATGGTAATATGTGGTTGTTGTGGTGGCCGGTGGTCAAAAAGGTGGTTGAAGTAGTGGTCGGAGTGATGGTAAGAGGTGGTCGACAAAGATCGTACTGATAATTGATAATCACAATAATGATTGGAATAGTGGCCGACAACCATTCTCGGTGGTGTCTTACctttaaaacaaaaataaaattttaaaaaatcttttttttttgttttgttttgagtTTTAGTCGAAAAGtgttttgaaattaaataaaaaaatcaaattaacTTCAATTTTGCCAAATAtgttttgattttaaaacttcatatattaatttatattttaacAAACAATAAAATAATATTAAGAATCAACCATAACAAATTGTTAGACGATAGACTTATATATAGAGGGTATGAATAGATCACAAGTTAAAAATTTTGacaaaaaataattttgaaaatatATGGCGCACGGAAGTAACCTAGATCAAATCGTCTAACCAAACCTACTATCAAAAAGCTTAGATATGCGTAATTGTAATCACGGTATGATAATGACtctcaaattgatcaaaaatAATTAATCACAACCAATTGAATACTAAGCAACAAGGCTAATTTATTTCCAATgatcaaacaaaaaaaaatattatcCAACAAATTGATCGCACGATCGATGAATTCAACAATTTGCAAATGgaaaataagagagagagagagagagagagagagagagagagagagagagagagagagagcacAAGGATTCGTTTAGACAGTTCCCCAATTGATCTCACcatgggtacgtctgccctcaattcgaacTTGAATTAagataatgaaattaaccttactttgaAAAAGTATGTATATAAGAGAGATGTAGCAATCTAACcctacaaaccctaagtttggTGTTGATTATGACGTcttctcttcccttgatcaaagcttgatcaagtaacccaaTAATGTTGATTAGATTCATCGTCTCACTCTACTTCTTTGAAAGAAACTCattgttcttcaaagctttcactcgatcgaatccaaaACACAAATTATTGTAACCTAAAATTTACCAAAGTGATCCATCGTCCCAcactactcctttgcaagaacctcccattcttcaaagccttcactcaaTCAGATCCAAATTgcgtaatcttgtccaaaaccttcaaatctCTAAACGATCTTGAAGGAAAACTCCAAGTCAGTTTTCTTATTTAAAACtctcaaagatctcaacccaatttacaatttaatcaacctaaattggacgttatcaaccctaattctagatggcacccaaacaaagaatgattatgtgtagtttgtttgtgtgtatgcatagtatgaggttgaagatgatgagaatgctttgaaatcctaGTTTCGTGTAGGTTTACTCTAGAACCTTAGTTGAAAATGATCCATGCTTGGAGCCGACCTGTGCAATTCATGAGTTGATCTGTTCGAAGCATGCGTCGAACTGTATAGGTCAAGCgtcgacctgtataggtcatgtaTCGACTTGTAGATACAACATATCAAACATAAGCTACAAGTTTTAAAAATGCAGTACATATGCGGATGTGTAGACACATAGAAAAAAAAATCTTCTATTTGTCGACCTGAAACATGTACGTGTCGATACGTAGATAGTTTTGACCATAAAAATTGTTTTTGATGCATGAAACCTTTTCCAACttatttccaaatatttttatGCTTCCGAATGCTAAAATGTAAATTGAGAATCagaggataccgtccaatatacattaacactaaagtatcctagttttgacatcatgcaAAATACATCTAATAGAAAtttgcactcacatactccccattttttatgatggAAAAACTTGAGACAATGCATTTCGTGTCTTCATGAAGGCTTCCCCCCGAATGTATGTATCCCAACTTCATCTTGCatatgtttctccccctttggcaaCATCAAAAAACACAAAGTAATCCATGAGAAGTATCTTATATCACACATAAACCAATATAACACACATAAGCGTTTGCAAAGATAAGATCATCAATACCACAACACTCACATAGAATGATGTACATATTGAAAAAGAATTCCTGAACATAAATAAAATCATTTAAAGCAACAATACAATGTAATAAAAAAACTGTTGAGTTTCTACAAAAGCGACACGATTACATGACATATGCCTTCTGCACCAAGAACATATGTCAAGTACCAAGGAAGAATATCATAaagtcactataagcatataaatTGACACACATTAATATAAATTTTTGGAAATGAAAATTCATGTACTATTTGATACATAAAAAATATCAATAATTTGGAACATAAAAAACATCCAAAAGTAAAAGATTACTTTCAAAAAGAGAAAATGGAACAATACTACCTCTCTTATGAATTGATGAAGGATGCACTCATAAGTGATTGAACTTTCAAGGAAAATTAGAGCAAAAGTATATAAAGTGCATCCAACAAATCATATTTAGGCAAGATTTGAGATATCAAGTATCCTCAATTCCCTTCAAATGTTTAAAAACGATCGGTCGAAAGAGGTTTTATAAAGATATCCGCgagttgatttttgctatcaacatgctcaaatacgaCGTCTCCTTTCTCAACATGGTCACGTAGGAAGTGGTGATgaatctcaatatgcttagtgTAAGAGTGTAACACCATATTTTTAGTTAGATTAATAGCACCAGTGTTATCACATATAATTGTAGTTTAATATCAAATTCAAGTAGTTATTGTTTGAGCCATAAAATATGAGTACAACAACTATCGGCTGCTACATATTCCACCTCGGTAGTTGACAAAGCAACGAAAACATGTTGCTTTCTATGCCAACTTTATAAGGAATTTGAAAACACGTGGCAAGTTCAACTAGTACTCTTCCTATCCGGTTTGCAATCAAAAAAATCGGAATCGGTATAACCAACCAAATTACAATCACTTCCCTTGAaataccaaagcccatacttGGAAGTACGATGAAGATATCTAAGAATGTCCAACCTAGATGCAGTAAGATATAGAAAAGAACCAATATACCTCTATACTTCTTGACAtcaacatccttaccattttcattcCTACCAAGTTTCCATTTATGGGCATTGGAGTATCAATTGATTTTGCATCTTCCGGAAAAAATCTCTTTAGTAATTCGTTTCAATATTTAGTTTGACACACAAATGTCCCTTCATTAAGTTTTCTTAATTTGAAGACCAAGAAAATAATTCAACTTTcccatgagactcatctcaaactcatcCTGCATAAGCTTAGAAAACTCCTTCACAAGTTGCATGTTAGTGGAACAAAAAATTACATCATAGACATAAAATTGATATTTTGGAGTAAGCATGAAACATTAACATAATATAATACATGTGAAAATATTAAGATAAAGTCACTTTAAACACATAAATTGAAACATACTGTGGTTATCAACTGACATATTTGGAAATGAGCACTCATAACATGTATCATACACTAAGTATATCATatacttttgaaaaataaatagGTAAAATAAAGAACTTACTTACAAAGGTAAAGCTAAAACGATATTACCTCACCGTACAAATGACAGGGGATGCACTGGCATTCCACAAGGAACTCTCGAACGAAAGTTGGAATAAATGCAAAACATGCCACAAACTCTTTTGAAATCAAACGTCCTTACCATTTTTCTCTTTGCAAAAGTACATGATAGTGTGATTTGTAATATCCCCAAGAATGTGGTTAATTTGATGATCATTGGAGATTCTCCAAGTCAAAGGAAGACCGCCCACTGTAAATGTACTTTCAACCTTCTCCTTTTCACAATTGTTATGTTCTTCTTTCTCATGTTCCACCTCTTTAGGTTGATCAACTCCTTTTTAGGTTTCCTTGAGAATGTCTTGTGAAGATACATCTACACCATGAAAAGAAACACCTTTCCCGACATTTCTCGGATAAAACATTAGTACTAATCAATAAACTTTTACCAATTAAAAGGACACTAAATGTTGACCTTCTTAGCAACACAACCCTTCTTCCTTTCCACAAAGTCAAAGGATTAAGGAGATGTCACCCGTATCATGTCTTGAGCCTCCACAAACGAGATCCCATACTCTCTTCATAGAGCCAAAACATTTATTCTGCAAGATCAACAAAAAGTGCTAGGTGCCCAATCTTCATTAGATCCTTGAGAGTGATTGAAATCAaggttgcatttgggcaaccattgaaaaGCTCCTTTTGGAAGAAACAGTTTTCTAAACTTGCATTTTTCAATAGTATGACCTTTATTTCAATAATAGTGGCAAGATAAGTTGTGATGAGGTGTACTTTTTCTATTTGAGTCCTTTTTGACATATTTATGCTTTTTATATGAATGGTTCAAAGACCGCTCAAGCTTTGATGGATCAATAGCAAATGCAATCTTTGGTTGTAACATTTGTCTAATTTAACTTAAATAGTGTTTATCTCTTTTTTCCAATTGTGACAAAATTCACAACCAAACCTTGAAGGTTTTTCATCCTCGTTCTTGTCATTTTAAATATCTATTATAGATTGATTAAGAGCTTCCATCTTCTTTTAGGATTCTAAAACTTTAGCTTCTAAGTGTAAAAAGATTCTTTCGTGTGAAACTAACTTCTTAAAAGCGTCTAAGGCTTTTCTATGAAGATTTTCAAAAGCTttttgtaattgagaataagGTAATTCACTAATAAATTCAAGCTTAGAAAGACTTACATTTTTCTTCTTCCTTCTATTTTCCATGAGGCGAAACCTGGAAGATTCGACACTTAAAGTTGAGCTTTCATCACTTGAACTCTCCCAAGCAACATAGGCTCTTCTAGACTTTCTATATTTCTTGTGATGACTCTCTCTTTGTCTTTCTTAACCATAGGATATTCCGGTATATAATGACGAAATTCTCCACAATTGTAGCACGAATTTCTAGGTTTACCTTTCTTATTCTCATCTTACTTTGAGGAGTTAGAAAGCCTTCTAAAATTCAGTAAGTTCTGGTCGGAGTGCTTGACTCCATTTTCCTTATATACCTTTGGTACCTTTGGACAAATAGTCACATGTCTCCATCATTGGATTTATTGTCATCTTTTGTTTCACAATCACTTTTCTCATTGTGTGAGGACTTTGAGCTTGGAGTCTTTAGAGAAATAGACTTCTTCTCCACCTCCTTGTATTGATCTTTCTCCTTCTTTATCTTTTCCTCTTgctctttttcatgtttttccaaaCAAGTGAGTTGTTGCTCATGTTCTTCTAGTTTTCCAAACAAATTAGTAAGATCAAGTGTTTTAAGATCATTCTCCTCTTTGATTGCAGTGACCTTGGGTtgccattccctattaagactgtaacaccccgataaaataagataattatttaaattgagttaataatatatttattaatttaattaaataattggaattattattattattggaataataattattggaatattattgggattattattattggattattttgttattattggaataaaagtagaaatcagtaaaaaggttccatttggtaaaaagagttattttcacgtgaaaagggaaaagagacaaaaaagtggaaaagggcaaagagagccagagaacaagggttgaagagaggaaggaaagcttggagctcagagatttgccggattaactcaggtaaggggggtttatcatcgtttaatgggtattatgggataatatgtcatgggtagtgataaaccattgattgatctctgaattggatgattatgatgaaagTGTGAgatattggatgaacgaaattgggttatggttgagaggaattcgtaggaattagatgtaaaaatgttagatttttgtgaaatcgaatagggtatgattcgtgttcgatgatatgaacaattattgtgaaaaattggactgtggaaggttgaattggatagatctcgtagcagagaaagccatagcagatctggaagtctggtttctggtcatacgcgtatggcactaggcaatacgcgtatgagatggcatggtacgcgtatggcactaggcaatacgcgtatggatgaggaagattATTTTTTGAACGTGaaaattgtctctgttggtacgcatatgaggatgtggtacgcgtagcatacgcg containing:
- the LOC127086305 gene encoding probable protein phosphatase 2C 39, whose translation is MAARDILHKMKEKVGFGLSDPDSGKGKSKMSKHITHGFHLVKGKSYHEMEDYLVARFKQIDSHELGLFAIFDGHAGHNVPNYLQSHLFDNILKEPDFWREPEDAVKRAYSITDSSILEKSGELGRGGSTAVTAILINGQKLIVANIGDSRAVLSTKGVAKQLSVDHEPTTEHEDIKNRGGFVSRFPGDVPRVDGRLAVSRAFGDKSLKKHLSSEPYVTVEKINDDAEFIILASDGLWKVMSNQEAVNCIKDIKDARSSAKRLTEEAVNRKSNDDISCIVVKLQ